In Drosophila suzukii chromosome Y, CBGP_Dsuzu_IsoJpt1.0, whole genome shotgun sequence, the following proteins share a genomic window:
- the LOC139353688 gene encoding LOW QUALITY PROTEIN: uncharacterized protein (The sequence of the model RefSeq protein was modified relative to this genomic sequence to represent the inferred CDS: substituted 1 base at 1 genomic stop codon), giving the protein MDLRSWRKVLIQWVIECRFTEHNFITLEQSDIDAFFSIYVQKAQVAPVEEENALPTQPGEHRSPLQNFLRDHYPEFSAHIDGRGQLVTADYVYVXTLLLHYSCVKQPSVFIHSICKKLPELVQTCIANFFGQTLEQQLTRQFLRQSMNNVAVVYRQVVQISPSRPSCSTMSLELTIDTTPGTSSSTSASPQPPSRTRELHGVRAQLEVVSYEKTMLEEQQTKKEDLIIEMLDNTDGARGSMLSSLSSAFSCSFSRSCLSTTELSRFSGVVFGDREQLSKSEDAFRTSLSAPLTPRTELLEQRTRELRGVRAQLEVVSYEKTMLEGQQVEEDLIKTLNKENMMAKSQLAKLKNAVQNGENADNVLNEFDHLKRSLMKESSQKEAIIAETNDKLQDLRAEKSELVEQLEQRLEESSLKRDKQELDRCLQLLHNRREVLNASSDLLNCSLSPNTTPENLHSSVVDKQLREKEHENAELRKELQKQNAILLELSESVACFVEKHSIEPDPLAPSMLSSISMIRSSFSVCCSSSMVFS; this is encoded by the exons ATGGACCTGCGCAGCTGGCGTAAGGTCCTTATCCAGTGG GTCATCGAGTGTCGCTTCACCGAACACAACTTCATCACGCTGGAGCAGTCGGACATCGATGCCTTCTTCTCGATCTACGTGCAAAAGGCCCAGGTGGCGCCGGTGGAGGAGGAGAACGCGCTGCCGACCCAGCCCGGGGAGCACCGCTCGCCTTTGCAGAACTTCCTCCGAG ATCATTATCCAGAGTTCAGTGCCCACATAGATGGCCGTGGACAACTTGTGACCGCGGACTACGTGTACGTCTAAACACTGCTCCTGCATTACTCGTGCGTGAAGCAGCCCAGCGTGTTCATCCACAGCATCTGCAAGAAGCTGCCTGAGCTAGTGCAGACTTGCATCGCAAACTTCTTCGGCCAGACATTGGAGCAACAGCTGACGCGCCAATTTCTCCGCCAGTCTATGAACAATGTGGCTGTGGTTTACCGCCAGGTCGTCCAGATCAGCCCCAGTCGTCCGAGCTGCAGCACCATGAGTCTCGAGCTAACCATTGACACCACACCGGGCACATCCTCGTCCACATCCGCATCGCCTCAGCCGCCGAGC CGCACCCGGGAGCTGCACGGTGTTCGCgcccagctggaggtggtgtcCTACGAGAAGACCATGCTCGAGGAGCAGCAAACGAAGAAGGAGGACCTGATCATAGAAATGCTGGACAACACTGATGGGGCCAGAGGCTCGATGCT CTCTTCCCTCAGCTCGGCGTTCTCGTGCTCCTTCTCGCGCAGCTGCTTGTCGACCACAGAGCTGTCCAGATTCTCGGGCGTGGTGTTCGGGGACAGGGAACAGTTGAGCAAATCCGAGGACGCATTTAGAACCTCAC TGTCCGCTCCGCTCACACCCAGAACCGAGCTGCTGGAGCAGCGCACCCGGGAGCTGCGCGGTGTTCGCgcccagctggaggtggtgtcCTACGAGAAGACCATGCTCGAAGGGCAGCAAGTGGAGGAGGATCTGATTAAAACGCTAAACAAAG AGAACATGATGGCCAAGAGTCAACTGGCCAAGCTCAAGAACGCCGTCCAGAATGGTGAGAATGCAGACAACGTGCTAAATGAGTTCGATCAT TTGAAGCGAAGCCTGATGAAGGAAAGCAGCCAAAAGGAGGCCATTATAGCCGAGACTAACGATAAGCTACAGGATTTGCGCGCCGAAAAATCCGAGCTTGTCGAGCAG CTGGAACAGCGCCTGGAGGAATCCAGCCTGAAGCGCGACAAGCAGGAGCTGGATCGTTGTCTACAGTTGTTACACAACCGACGTGAGGTTCTAAATGCGTCCTCGGATTTGCTCAACTGTTCCCTGTCCCCGAACACCACGCCCGAGAATCTGCACAGCTCTGTGGTCGACAAGCAGCTGCGCGAGAAGGAGCACGAGAACGCCGAGCTGAGGAAAGAGCTGCAGAAGCAGAACGCTATCTTGCTGGAGCTAAGCGAGAGTGTG